From a region of the Microbacterium sp. nov. GSS16 genome:
- a CDS encoding sugar phosphate isomerase/epimerase family protein, which produces MTAPDPRLSINQATIKYADLATALRVTADTGVQSIGLWREPVNEVGLDTATKMLADSGLRFSTHCRGGFFTLPVGPERDAALDDNRRAIDETAALAAAGADGSTAVLVLVAGGLPDGSRDLTGARERVRDAIGSLAPYAQSAGVTLAIEPLHPMFGSDRCVVTTLGQALDIAGDFDADVVGAAVDTFHIWWDPQVLGQIARAGREGRISTYQVCDWKTPFPADVLLSRHYMGDGIIDFASLTRAVVETGYDRDIEVEIFNADIWSDAPEKVVARTAESFAATVSPHL; this is translated from the coding sequence ATGACCGCACCCGACCCGCGCCTGTCGATCAATCAGGCGACCATCAAGTACGCCGATCTCGCCACCGCCCTGCGGGTGACGGCGGACACCGGCGTGCAGTCCATCGGTCTGTGGCGCGAGCCCGTGAACGAGGTCGGCCTCGACACGGCGACGAAGATGCTCGCCGACTCGGGCCTGCGCTTCTCAACCCACTGCCGCGGAGGATTCTTCACCCTCCCGGTCGGACCCGAACGCGACGCCGCGCTCGACGACAACCGCCGGGCGATCGACGAGACGGCCGCCCTGGCCGCGGCGGGGGCCGACGGCTCCACCGCCGTGCTCGTGCTCGTCGCGGGCGGCCTGCCCGATGGATCGCGAGACCTGACCGGCGCGCGCGAGCGGGTGCGGGATGCCATCGGCTCGCTCGCCCCGTACGCGCAGAGCGCCGGGGTCACCCTGGCGATCGAGCCCCTGCATCCGATGTTCGGCTCGGACCGCTGCGTGGTGACCACACTCGGCCAGGCGCTCGACATCGCGGGCGACTTCGACGCCGACGTGGTCGGGGCCGCGGTTGACACGTTCCACATCTGGTGGGACCCCCAGGTGCTGGGGCAGATCGCCCGAGCCGGCCGCGAGGGGCGCATCTCGACGTACCAGGTGTGCGACTGGAAGACGCCGTTCCCCGCCGACGTGCTGCTCTCGCGGCACTACATGGGCGACGGGATCATCGACTTCGCCTCGCTCACCCGCGCGGTCGTCGAGACCGGCTACGACCGTGACATCGAGGTGGAGATCTTCAACGCCGACATCTGGTCGGATGCGCCCGAGAAGGTCGTCGCGCGCACCGCGGAGTCGTTCGCGGCGACCGTCTCGCCGCACCTGTGA
- a CDS encoding sugar phosphate isomerase/epimerase family protein, with protein sequence MIRPGLCSVTFRQLAAEEVALRAASAGLKVIEWGGDVHVPPGDAERAAEVAAATTDAGLAVCSYGSYFRAGVDEALTPILDSASALAADRVRIWAGRTGSAEASPQHYAQIVARLRDAVAEASERGIALALEFHRRTLADTPAATLRLLADVPGLTTYWQPTVDAPDEVALHEFEQVAAHTSAVHVFSWWPFDTRLRLAERVSLWHPLFATASAQPVPPRDALLEFVVDDDPALLPAEAAALFALLGRDPSVESPDRATGRDAGRR encoded by the coding sequence ATGATCAGACCGGGACTGTGCTCGGTGACCTTCCGCCAGCTCGCCGCGGAGGAGGTCGCCCTCCGGGCGGCTTCCGCCGGTCTCAAGGTGATCGAGTGGGGCGGCGACGTGCACGTGCCGCCGGGCGATGCCGAGCGAGCGGCTGAGGTCGCGGCGGCGACGACGGATGCCGGTCTTGCGGTGTGCTCGTACGGCTCCTACTTCAGAGCGGGAGTAGATGAGGCGCTCACGCCGATCCTCGACAGCGCCTCCGCGCTGGCCGCCGACCGGGTGCGCATCTGGGCCGGACGGACGGGGTCGGCCGAAGCGAGTCCGCAGCACTACGCGCAGATCGTCGCCAGGCTGAGGGATGCCGTCGCCGAGGCGTCGGAGCGCGGCATAGCGCTGGCACTCGAGTTCCACCGTCGCACGCTCGCTGACACCCCGGCAGCCACCCTGCGGCTGCTGGCCGACGTGCCGGGGCTGACGACGTATTGGCAGCCCACGGTCGATGCGCCCGACGAGGTCGCGCTGCACGAGTTCGAGCAGGTCGCCGCGCACACCAGCGCCGTGCACGTGTTCTCGTGGTGGCCGTTCGACACGCGGCTGCGTCTCGCTGAGCGGGTGAGCCTCTGGCATCCGCTCTTCGCCACGGCGTCGGCGCAGCCGGTGCCGCCGCGCGACGCCCTGCTCGAGTTCGTCGTCGACGACGACCCGGCACTGCTGCCTGCTGAGGCCGCCGCCCTCTTCGCCCTCCTCGGGCGCGACCCCTCGGTCGAGTCGCCCGATCGGGCGACGGGCCGGGACGCCGGGCGTCGCTAG
- a CDS encoding LacI family DNA-binding transcriptional regulator has protein sequence MTADPASVRTSPPTLHDVARAAGVSLATASRVLNGSERKVAESFRERVEKAADELGYTANASAQATARGTSAAIALLVADIADPYFGLIASGVARSADAEGLIVTVAITERDADREVRILRALRGQRPRGVILAASRAENQGASSIAELAALRALGGRTVTFGDGGDRSILIDNRGGAERLGVQMARLGYRRATAIVAAEGVRTSDDRLAGFTVGFAAGGGEVGRVHRGSFERESGAAAMAQALAEGVDAGTLVFALSDVIAVGAMTAIRDAGRRVGEDIAVCGFDDVPVSSDVTPRLTTVRVPLSDLGEQAFRAVVDPEWTQPPADLEVIVRESTPGVAP, from the coding sequence ATGACCGCCGACCCCGCGTCTGTGCGCACCTCGCCGCCCACGCTGCACGACGTCGCACGCGCGGCGGGCGTCTCGCTCGCGACCGCCTCCCGGGTGCTGAACGGCTCGGAGCGCAAGGTCGCCGAGTCGTTCCGGGAGCGCGTCGAGAAGGCCGCCGACGAGCTCGGCTACACCGCCAACGCCTCCGCGCAGGCCACCGCGCGCGGCACGTCGGCGGCCATCGCGCTGCTCGTCGCCGACATCGCCGACCCGTACTTCGGGCTGATCGCCTCGGGCGTGGCCCGCTCGGCTGACGCCGAGGGGCTCATCGTCACCGTGGCGATCACCGAACGCGATGCTGACCGCGAGGTGCGCATCCTGCGTGCGCTGCGCGGTCAGCGCCCGCGCGGCGTGATCCTCGCGGCCTCTCGTGCCGAGAACCAGGGTGCGTCGAGCATCGCCGAGCTGGCAGCGCTGCGCGCACTGGGCGGGCGCACCGTCACCTTCGGTGACGGCGGCGACCGGAGCATCCTGATCGACAACCGCGGTGGCGCGGAGCGGCTGGGCGTTCAGATGGCGCGGCTCGGCTACCGTCGCGCGACCGCCATCGTCGCGGCCGAGGGCGTGCGCACCTCCGACGATCGCCTCGCCGGTTTCACCGTGGGGTTCGCCGCCGGGGGCGGTGAAGTCGGCCGCGTGCACCGGGGCTCCTTCGAGCGCGAGTCGGGAGCTGCGGCGATGGCGCAGGCCCTGGCCGAGGGGGTGGATGCCGGCACACTCGTCTTCGCGCTCAGCGACGTGATCGCCGTCGGGGCGATGACGGCCATTCGCGACGCCGGCCGCCGCGTGGGGGAGGACATCGCCGTGTGCGGGTTCGACGACGTGCCGGTCAGCAGCGACGTCACCCCGCGGCTGACGACCGTGCGCGTGCCACTGAGCGACCTCGGCGAGCAGGCGTTCCGCGCCGTCGTCGACCCGGAGTGGACCCAGCCGCCCGCCGATCTCGAGGTGATCGTGCGCGAGAGCACACCGGGCGTCGCCCCGTGA